In Vitis vinifera cultivar Pinot Noir 40024 chromosome 11, ASM3070453v1, a genomic segment contains:
- the LOC100254298 gene encoding disease resistance protein RPS2 isoform X2: MEVFSIVINGIISGLSKPVAARISNFWNLDERVHTLRAEIKKLKDTRDDLKRCVDQAELNGLTARNQVKWWLEEVQAIEDEVSVMEERFRQQQQRRCVGCCHANCSSRYKLSTKVAKKLRGVGELVDRGTFDTVADSGSPPDAVKEIPTRPMYGLDVMLEKVRQFLADDAVGIIGIYGMGGVGKTALLKNINNEFLTKTHDFDVVIWVLVSKDFVADKIQQAVGARLGLSWEEDETQEQRALKICRVMRRKRFLLLLDDVWEELDLENIGIPLADQQNKCKVIFTTRSMDVCSDMDAHRKLKVEFLEEKESWQLFQEKVGKKELLDLSSIRPHAEKIVKKCGGLPLALITIGRAMANKETEEEWKYAIELLDNSPSELRDFSIEKEQLVEYWVGEGFLDSSHDGNVQNKGHAVIGSLKVACLLENGEEKTQVKMHDVVRSFALWISSGYGRNEKKFLIQPSIGLTEAPRVENWRFAERISLLDNGITALSEIPDCPSLSTLLLQWNSGLNRITVGFFHFMPVLRVLDLSFTSLKEIPVSIGELVELRHLDLSGTKLTALPKELGSLAKLRLLDLQRTHSLRTIPHEAISRLSQLRVLNFYYSYGGWEALNCDAPESDASFADLEGLRHLSTLGITVIESTTLRRLSRLNTLLKCIKYLYIKECEGLFYLQFSSASGDGKKLRRLSINNCYDLKYLAIGVGAGRNWLPSLEVLSLHGLPNLTRVWRNSVTRECLQNLRSISIWYCHKLKNVSWILQLPRLEVLYIFYCSEMEELICGDEMIEEDLMAFPSLRTMSIRDLPQLRSISQEALAFPSLERIAVMDCPKLKKLPLKTHGVSALPRVYGSKEWWHGLEWDEGAATNSAILPPFMAT, translated from the exons ATGGAGGTTTTCTCTATTGTCATCAATGGCATCATTTCTGGCTTGAGCAAACCCGTTGCCGCAAGGATAAGCAATTTTTGGAATTTGGATGAAAGGGTTCACACCCTCAGAGCTGAAATAAAGAAGTTGAAGGACACAAGGGATGACCTGAAGAGATGCGTTGACCAGGCTGAGTTAAACGGGTTAACAGCCAGAAACCAGGTGAAATGGTGGTTAGAAGAGGTCCAAGCCATTGAAGATGAAGTAAGCGTGATGGAGGAACGTTTCAGGCAGCAGCAGCAAAGGCGATGTGTGGGTTGCTGCCATGCAAATTGTTCTTCAAGATATAAGCTAAGCACGAAAGTTGCCAAGAAGCTCAGGGGTGTAGGAGAACTTGTGGACAGAGGCACCTTTGATACTGTTGCCGATTCTGGATCACCTCCTGATGCAGTCAAGGAGATACCTACTAGGCCAATGTATGGCCTAGATGTAATGTTGGAGAAGGTTAGGCAGTTCCTTGCAGACGATGCAGTTGGAATTATTGGAATTTATGGAATGGGGGGTGTTGGGAAAACTGCCCTCTTGAAGAACATAAACAATGAATTCCTTACCAAAACCCATGATTTCGATGTGGTGATATGGGTTTTGGTGTCTAAGGACTTTGTTGCTGATAAGATCCAACAAGCTGTTGGGGCAAGGTTGGGGTTGTCTTGGGAAGAAGATGAGACTCAAGAACAGCGAGCTTTGAAGATATGCCGGGTAATGAGAAGGAAAAGGTTCTTACTATTGCTGGATGATGTTTGGGAAGAACTTGATCTAGAGAACATTGGCATTCCTCTTGCTGACCAGCAAAACAAATGCAAGGTGATTTTCACCACCCGGTCAATGGATGTATGCAGTGATATGGATGCTCACAGGAAACTGAAAGTAGAATTCTTGGAAGAGAAGGAATCATGGCAACTCTTCCAAGAAAAAGTAGGTAAAAAGGAGCTCTTGGATTTATCCTCCATCCGCCCTCATGCTGAGAAGATTGTCAAAAAATGTGGAGGCCTTCCACTTGCCTTAATCACAATTGGAAGGGCCATGGCAAACAAAGAAACAGAGGAGGAGTGGAAGTATGCAATAGAACTACTGGACAATTCTCCATCAGAACTCAGAG ACTTCTCCATTGAGAAAGAACAGCTTGTAGAGTATTGGGTTGGGGAGGGATTTTTAGACAGCTCCCATGATGGTAATGTCCAGAACAAGGGACATGCTGTTATTGGATCTCTGAAAGTTGCATGCTTACTGGAAAATGGTGAAGAGAAAACCCAAGTGAAGATGCATGATGTCGTCCGAAGCTTTGCCTTATGGATATCATCTGGGTATGGGAGAAATgaaaagaagtttctcataCAGCCCAGCATAGGCCTGACTGAAGCACCCAGAGTAGAGAACTGGAGATTTGCAGAAAGGATTTCATTGTTAGATAATGGGATCACTGCTCTATCAGAAATACCAGATTGCCCCAGCTTATCAACCTTGCTGCTTCAATGGAACAGCGGTTTAAACAGAATCACAGTTGGGTTTTTCCATTTTATGCCAGTTCTTAGAGTCCTGGATCTGTCATTCACCAGTCTAAAAGAGATCCCTGTGAGCATCGGTGAATTAGTCGAGTTGCGTCATCTAGATCTCTCAGGGACTAAGCTAACTGCATTGCCTAAAGAGCTAGGAAGTCTGGCAAAGCTGAGGCTTTTGGATCTGCAACGAACGCATTCTCTTAGAACAATCCCACATGAGGCGATATCCAGACTTTCCCAGTTGAGagtcttgaatttttattacaGTTATGGGGGCTGGGAAGCGCTCAATTGTGATGCCCCTGAGAGTGATGCTAGCTTTGCAGATTTGGAAGGCTTGAGACACCTTTCCACCCTTGGGATTACTGTAATTGAATCCACTACCCTGAGGAGGCTTTCTCGTTTGAACACTCTGCTGAAGTGTATAAAGTATCTATATATCAAGGAATGTGAAGGGTTATTCTATTTACAATTTTCATCGGCTTCTGGTGATGGCAAGAAACTAAGGCGGCTCAGCATCAATAACTGCTATGATTTGAAGTACTTGGCGATTGGTGTAGGGGCCGGAAGGAACTGGCTGCCAAGCCTTGAGGTTCTCTCCTTACATGGCCTTCCCAACTTAACCAGGGTATGGAGGAACTCGGTTACTCGAGAATGCCTCCAGAATCTTCGATCCATAAGCATTTGGTACTGCCATAAGTTGAAGAATGTCTCATGGATTTTACAACTGCCCAGGCTTGAAGTACTCTACATATTCTACTGCAGTGAAATGGAGGAATTGATATGTGGGGATGAAATGATAGAGGAGGACCTGATGGCCTTTCCAAGCCTTAGAACAATGTCCATCCGAGACCTCCCGCAATTAAGAAGCATATCCCAGGAGGCTCTGGCTTTTCCTTCCTTGGAGAGGATTGCAGTGATGGACTGTCCAAAACTGAAGAAGCTGCCACTCAAAACTCACGGTGTCTCGGCCCTGCCAAGAGTCTATGGCAGCAAGGAATGGTGGCATGGACTGGAATGGGATGAAGGGGCAGCCACCAATTCTGCCATCCTTCCACCCTTTATGGCAACTTGA
- the LOC100254298 gene encoding disease resistance protein RPS2 isoform X1: protein MEVFSIVINGIISGLSKPVAARISNFWNLDERVHTLRAEIKKLKDTRDDLKRCVDQAELNGLTARNQVKWWLEEVQAIEDEVSVMEERFRQQQQRRCVGCCHANCSSRYKLSTKVAKKLRGVGELVDRGTFDTVADSGSPPDAVKEIPTRPMYGLDVMLEKVRQFLADDAVGIIGIYGMGGVGKTALLKNINNEFLTKTHDFDVVIWVLVSKDFVADKIQQAVGARLGLSWEEDETQEQRALKICRVMRRKRFLLLLDDVWEELDLENIGIPLADQQNKCKVIFTTRSMDVCSDMDAHRKLKVEFLEEKESWQLFQEKVGKKELLDLSSIRPHAEKIVKKCGGLPLALITIGRAMANKETEEEWKYAIELLDNSPSELRGMEDVFTLLKFSYDNLDNDTLRSCFLYCSLFPEDFSIEKEQLVEYWVGEGFLDSSHDGNVQNKGHAVIGSLKVACLLENGEEKTQVKMHDVVRSFALWISSGYGRNEKKFLIQPSIGLTEAPRVENWRFAERISLLDNGITALSEIPDCPSLSTLLLQWNSGLNRITVGFFHFMPVLRVLDLSFTSLKEIPVSIGELVELRHLDLSGTKLTALPKELGSLAKLRLLDLQRTHSLRTIPHEAISRLSQLRVLNFYYSYGGWEALNCDAPESDASFADLEGLRHLSTLGITVIESTTLRRLSRLNTLLKCIKYLYIKECEGLFYLQFSSASGDGKKLRRLSINNCYDLKYLAIGVGAGRNWLPSLEVLSLHGLPNLTRVWRNSVTRECLQNLRSISIWYCHKLKNVSWILQLPRLEVLYIFYCSEMEELICGDEMIEEDLMAFPSLRTMSIRDLPQLRSISQEALAFPSLERIAVMDCPKLKKLPLKTHGVSALPRVYGSKEWWHGLEWDEGAATNSAILPPFMAT, encoded by the coding sequence ATGGAGGTTTTCTCTATTGTCATCAATGGCATCATTTCTGGCTTGAGCAAACCCGTTGCCGCAAGGATAAGCAATTTTTGGAATTTGGATGAAAGGGTTCACACCCTCAGAGCTGAAATAAAGAAGTTGAAGGACACAAGGGATGACCTGAAGAGATGCGTTGACCAGGCTGAGTTAAACGGGTTAACAGCCAGAAACCAGGTGAAATGGTGGTTAGAAGAGGTCCAAGCCATTGAAGATGAAGTAAGCGTGATGGAGGAACGTTTCAGGCAGCAGCAGCAAAGGCGATGTGTGGGTTGCTGCCATGCAAATTGTTCTTCAAGATATAAGCTAAGCACGAAAGTTGCCAAGAAGCTCAGGGGTGTAGGAGAACTTGTGGACAGAGGCACCTTTGATACTGTTGCCGATTCTGGATCACCTCCTGATGCAGTCAAGGAGATACCTACTAGGCCAATGTATGGCCTAGATGTAATGTTGGAGAAGGTTAGGCAGTTCCTTGCAGACGATGCAGTTGGAATTATTGGAATTTATGGAATGGGGGGTGTTGGGAAAACTGCCCTCTTGAAGAACATAAACAATGAATTCCTTACCAAAACCCATGATTTCGATGTGGTGATATGGGTTTTGGTGTCTAAGGACTTTGTTGCTGATAAGATCCAACAAGCTGTTGGGGCAAGGTTGGGGTTGTCTTGGGAAGAAGATGAGACTCAAGAACAGCGAGCTTTGAAGATATGCCGGGTAATGAGAAGGAAAAGGTTCTTACTATTGCTGGATGATGTTTGGGAAGAACTTGATCTAGAGAACATTGGCATTCCTCTTGCTGACCAGCAAAACAAATGCAAGGTGATTTTCACCACCCGGTCAATGGATGTATGCAGTGATATGGATGCTCACAGGAAACTGAAAGTAGAATTCTTGGAAGAGAAGGAATCATGGCAACTCTTCCAAGAAAAAGTAGGTAAAAAGGAGCTCTTGGATTTATCCTCCATCCGCCCTCATGCTGAGAAGATTGTCAAAAAATGTGGAGGCCTTCCACTTGCCTTAATCACAATTGGAAGGGCCATGGCAAACAAAGAAACAGAGGAGGAGTGGAAGTATGCAATAGAACTACTGGACAATTCTCCATCAGAACTCAGAGGTATGGAAGATGTCTTTACTCTCTTAAAGTTCAGCTATGACAATTTGGATAACGATACGCTGAGATCATGCTTCTTGTATTGTTCCTTATTCCCTGAAGACTTCTCCATTGAGAAAGAACAGCTTGTAGAGTATTGGGTTGGGGAGGGATTTTTAGACAGCTCCCATGATGGTAATGTCCAGAACAAGGGACATGCTGTTATTGGATCTCTGAAAGTTGCATGCTTACTGGAAAATGGTGAAGAGAAAACCCAAGTGAAGATGCATGATGTCGTCCGAAGCTTTGCCTTATGGATATCATCTGGGTATGGGAGAAATgaaaagaagtttctcataCAGCCCAGCATAGGCCTGACTGAAGCACCCAGAGTAGAGAACTGGAGATTTGCAGAAAGGATTTCATTGTTAGATAATGGGATCACTGCTCTATCAGAAATACCAGATTGCCCCAGCTTATCAACCTTGCTGCTTCAATGGAACAGCGGTTTAAACAGAATCACAGTTGGGTTTTTCCATTTTATGCCAGTTCTTAGAGTCCTGGATCTGTCATTCACCAGTCTAAAAGAGATCCCTGTGAGCATCGGTGAATTAGTCGAGTTGCGTCATCTAGATCTCTCAGGGACTAAGCTAACTGCATTGCCTAAAGAGCTAGGAAGTCTGGCAAAGCTGAGGCTTTTGGATCTGCAACGAACGCATTCTCTTAGAACAATCCCACATGAGGCGATATCCAGACTTTCCCAGTTGAGagtcttgaatttttattacaGTTATGGGGGCTGGGAAGCGCTCAATTGTGATGCCCCTGAGAGTGATGCTAGCTTTGCAGATTTGGAAGGCTTGAGACACCTTTCCACCCTTGGGATTACTGTAATTGAATCCACTACCCTGAGGAGGCTTTCTCGTTTGAACACTCTGCTGAAGTGTATAAAGTATCTATATATCAAGGAATGTGAAGGGTTATTCTATTTACAATTTTCATCGGCTTCTGGTGATGGCAAGAAACTAAGGCGGCTCAGCATCAATAACTGCTATGATTTGAAGTACTTGGCGATTGGTGTAGGGGCCGGAAGGAACTGGCTGCCAAGCCTTGAGGTTCTCTCCTTACATGGCCTTCCCAACTTAACCAGGGTATGGAGGAACTCGGTTACTCGAGAATGCCTCCAGAATCTTCGATCCATAAGCATTTGGTACTGCCATAAGTTGAAGAATGTCTCATGGATTTTACAACTGCCCAGGCTTGAAGTACTCTACATATTCTACTGCAGTGAAATGGAGGAATTGATATGTGGGGATGAAATGATAGAGGAGGACCTGATGGCCTTTCCAAGCCTTAGAACAATGTCCATCCGAGACCTCCCGCAATTAAGAAGCATATCCCAGGAGGCTCTGGCTTTTCCTTCCTTGGAGAGGATTGCAGTGATGGACTGTCCAAAACTGAAGAAGCTGCCACTCAAAACTCACGGTGTCTCGGCCCTGCCAAGAGTCTATGGCAGCAAGGAATGGTGGCATGGACTGGAATGGGATGAAGGGGCAGCCACCAATTCTGCCATCCTTCCACCCTTTATGGCAACTTGA